The genomic stretch GACTGGACGCCGGCCGACAAGCTGGGGCTGCCGCTGCGTGCGCTTCATGCGCCGATACAGGGGTACGAGGAGCAGCTCGCCAGCGGGGTCGACAACTTCATGGCCAAGCTAAAACCCGGCGCGATCTACGGTCGCTGCAACTGGTTCATCGCCGCTACCGGCGAACGCCGCTGGGTCGCCGAGCCACCCGAACAGGCGTTCGCCCATGTCACTCCCGAGAACGCGGGCGAGACGCTGTTCGTTCGCTCGGAACGCCAGACGCTGCGCCGCCTGCCGCAGACCGGCGCAATCCTCTTCACCATCGGCATTTACGTGGCGCCCTTCGGCCAGCTCTCGCAGCCGAACCGCCAACGCCTCGCCGCAGCTGTCGCCAGCCTCATCGAAGGCGAGGGCGACCGGCGCGGCGCGGGGGCTTACGCTGGCGCGTTAATCGGCTATGCGAACCGGCGAGAGGAAACGTCATGAGCCTAATCGCCGCTGCGCTGGTCATGGCCGCGCAGGCCGCCACCAAGCCCAATCCGCTGCCGCCGTGCGACCGCGCGCGGGCCGAGCGCGGGGTGCAAAGCGCGATGAATTTCTGCGCGCACCGCGACTATCTCAAGGCCGATCGTGCGCTGAACGTTCAATGGAAGAAAACCGCCGCGGCAATGCGCGCCATGGATCGCGGCGACTTCGTGCCGGATGACGGCAGGCCGACTTATTTCGATACGCTGCTGAAGTCCCAGCGCGCCTGGATCGCCTATCGCGACGCGCATTGCGCCAGCGCGGGCTATCAGGCACGGGGCGGCACCATGGAACCAATGTTGGTGAGCTTCTGCCTCATCGACGTCACTCAAGAACGCACGAAACAATTGCGCGAACTGGCGGAGAGCCCCGAATAATGTTCTCGAAAATCCTGATTGCCAATCGCGGCGAAATCGCCTGCCGCGTCATTAAGACTGCCAAGCGCATGGGGATCGCCACCGTTGCGGTCTATTCCGATGCGGACGCGCGCGCGCCCTTCGTGCGCATGGCGGACGAAGCGGTGCATATCGGCCCGGCGCAGGCGTCGGAAAGCTACCTCGTCGCGGACAAGATCATCGTCGCGTGCAAGCAGACCGGGGCCGAGGCTGTGCATCCGGGCTACGGCTTCCTGTCCGAGCGTGCGAGCTTCGTCGAGGCGCTCGCCGCCGAGAACATCGCCTTCATCGGCCCGCCCGCCGATG from Qipengyuania profundimaris encodes the following:
- a CDS encoding DUF3445 domain-containing protein, with translation MGLAKLGESEWLQPDPDLIGRAEGFAAYPEGIQLSPDGEASGAELTALLGLSGGLPEAARAHHEDMCLLTLRPGEDQYRLVGAAVAWPSDWTPADKLGLPLRALHAPIQGYEEQLASGVDNFMAKLKPGAIYGRCNWFIAATGERRWVAEPPEQAFAHVTPENAGETLFVRSERQTLRRLPQTGAILFTIGIYVAPFGQLSQPNRQRLAAAVASLIEGEGDRRGAGAYAGALIGYANRREETS
- a CDS encoding lysozyme inhibitor LprI family protein, which encodes MAAQAATKPNPLPPCDRARAERGVQSAMNFCAHRDYLKADRALNVQWKKTAAAMRAMDRGDFVPDDGRPTYFDTLLKSQRAWIAYRDAHCASAGYQARGGTMEPMLVSFCLIDVTQERTKQLRELAESPE